One segment of Candidatus Oleimmundimicrobium sp. DNA contains the following:
- the gpmI gene encoding 2,3-bisphosphoglycerate-independent phosphoglycerate mutase: MKKNSTKSRPKPLALIILDGWGIGKPVKGNAIAVARTPNMDGYLSHYSHTTLEASGEDVGLPEGQMGNSEVGHLNIGAGRVVYQDYTRISRAIKDKTFFSNDVFLAAINNVKKNSSSLHLMGLLSDGGVHSHNTHIYALLELMKKKGLENGFLHLFLDGRDVPPQSALKYIKELEDKISEIGIGRIASISGRYYGMDRDRRWDRTKLAYDAMVYGKGKIAQTPEEAVKQSYEQGVVDEFVKPTVIQSSLDLASGLVKDNDSVIFFNFRSDRTRQITRAFIEPDFREFDKGKNPPRVFFVCMTEYDASFDAPAAFPPLKLNNTLSDVLAQQGLKQLHIAETEKYAHVTFFFNGGEEKPKNGEERVLIPSPKVATYDLKPEMSAYEVTDAVIKEINKDIFDVIILNYANPDMVGHTGVFEAAVKAVEVVDKCICKVVEHICSKGGECLITADHGNADKMIDEDTGGVFTAHTTNPVPLIYVTDKKVSLRNSGILADIAPTMLEILEISQPVEMIGKSLIVK, encoded by the coding sequence ATGAAGAAAAATTCTACAAAATCTCGGCCGAAGCCTTTAGCTTTGATAATTCTTGATGGTTGGGGTATCGGTAAACCTGTAAAAGGAAATGCGATTGCAGTTGCAAGAACACCAAACATGGATGGATATTTATCGCATTATTCTCATACTACTCTTGAAGCCTCCGGTGAAGACGTGGGCTTGCCCGAAGGGCAAATGGGTAACTCAGAAGTCGGTCATCTTAACATAGGAGCAGGAAGAGTTGTATATCAAGACTATACTCGGATAAGTCGCGCTATAAAAGATAAAACATTTTTTTCCAATGATGTTTTTTTAGCAGCTATAAATAATGTAAAGAAAAATTCATCTTCTCTTCATTTGATGGGTCTTTTATCAGACGGGGGAGTTCATAGCCACAACACTCACATTTATGCTTTGCTTGAATTAATGAAAAAAAAGGGTTTAGAGAATGGTTTTTTACATCTTTTTTTAGATGGACGAGACGTGCCTCCCCAAAGCGCCTTAAAATATATAAAGGAGCTTGAAGATAAAATTTCAGAAATTGGGATAGGAAGAATTGCGTCCATTTCCGGACGGTACTACGGTATGGATAGAGACAGAAGGTGGGACAGGACAAAACTTGCCTATGACGCGATGGTTTACGGAAAGGGTAAGATTGCTCAAACCCCTGAAGAAGCAGTTAAGCAATCTTACGAGCAAGGCGTAGTTGACGAATTTGTAAAGCCTACGGTAATTCAGTCGTCCCTCGACCTTGCATCTGGTCTTGTGAAAGATAATGATTCTGTTATCTTTTTTAATTTTCGCTCAGACAGAACCAGACAAATTACTCGCGCTTTTATCGAGCCGGATTTTAGGGAGTTTGACAAGGGTAAAAATCCGCCAAGAGTTTTCTTTGTTTGTATGACTGAATATGACGCAAGCTTCGATGCACCTGCTGCCTTTCCTCCACTTAAGTTGAACAATACTTTGTCAGATGTTTTAGCTCAGCAAGGCTTAAAACAGCTTCACATAGCGGAAACGGAAAAATATGCCCACGTTACATTCTTTTTTAATGGAGGAGAAGAAAAACCCAAAAATGGCGAGGAACGTGTATTGATACCATCCCCAAAAGTGGCCACCTACGATTTAAAGCCGGAAATGAGTGCTTATGAGGTAACAGATGCGGTAATTAAAGAAATCAATAAAGATATTTTTGACGTAATTATCTTAAATTATGCAAATCCTGATATGGTTGGTCATACGGGTGTTTTTGAGGCGGCGGTAAAAGCTGTTGAAGTAGTTGATAAATGTATCTGTAAAGTTGTTGAGCATATTTGTTCAAAAGGTGGAGAGTGTCTTATTACTGCCGATCACGGAAATGCGGATAAGATGATAGATGAAGATACGGGCGGGGTATTCACGGCTCACACTACCAATCCGGTGCCGTTAATTTATGTGACAGATAAAAAAGTTTCTTTAAGGAATAGCGGAATACTTGCTGATATTGCTCCAACTATGCTTGAGATATTGGAAATTTCCCAGCCAGTTGAGATGATAGGTAAGAGTTTGATTGTGAAATAG